DNA from Candidatus Glassbacteria bacterium:
GGCTGGAAACGGAATTCGACGGCGGACGCCATTCGCGACGGGTGGAAAAGATCGCCGAAAGCGAAAAAAATCCTGCTGGTTACCGGGAGAATAATTCATGAACAACCTCAAACAGTGCGATCCTGAAATCTATGCCGCCATCAGCCGCGAGGTCGGCCGCCAGAGCAGAACGCTGGAGATGATCGCCTCGGAAAATTTCGTCAGCCGGGCGGTGCTGGAGGCAATGGGTACGCCGCTGACCAACAAGTACGCCGAGGGCTACCCGGGTAAACGCTACTACGGCGGCTGCGAATTTGTCGATCAGGCCGAGGAGCTGGCCCGCAGCCGCGCCTGCGAACTCTTCGGCGCCGAGCACGCCAATGTTCAGCCCCACGCCGGTTCACAGGCCAACATGGCTGTCTACATGGCCCTGCTCCAGCCGGGAGATACTGTGCTGGGCATGGACCTGACCCACGGCGGCCACCTGACCCACGGCAGCAAGGTCAATTTCAGCGGTATTCTCTACAATGTGGTCTCCTACGGGGTCCGCGAGGACGACCGGATGATGGACTACGACCAGGTGGAGCGCCTGGCCGCCGAGCACAAACCGAAAATGATTATCGCGGGCGCCAGCGCCTACCCCCGTGTGTTCGATTTCCCCCGCCTGCGCCGGATCGCCGACAGCGTGGGCGCGTACCTGATGGCGGATATCGCTCATCCGGCCGGGCTGATCGCAGCCGGGCTGTTCCCCACGCCGGTGGGTCACGCCCACGTGGTCACCACCACCACCCACAAGACACTGCGCGGCCCGCGCGGCGGGATGATCCTCTGCGGCGAGGAGCTGGCTAAGCAGATCGACAAGAAAATATTCCCCGGAATCCAGGGCGGCCCGATGATGCACGTGATCGCGGCCAAAGCGGTGGCGTTCAAGGAAGCACTGAGCGATGATTTCAAGCAGTACTCGGCGAACGTGATCGCCAATGCGAAAAAGCTGGCCGGCAAGCTGTCCGGCGCCGGGCTCGACCTGGTGACCGGCGGCACCGACAGCCATATCGTGCTGGTGGACCTCACCGAGCGCGGTATCACCGGCAAACAGGCCGAGGAGGCGCTGGAGCTCTGCGGGATCACGGTCAACAAGAACACGGTCCCGTTCGAGACCCGCAGCCCGTTTGTCACCAGCGGGATCAGGATCGGCACGGCGGCGCTCACCACCCGCGGGATGGGCGGGGAGGAGATGGAGGCGATCGGGGAAATGATCGGCCGGGTGCTGGGCAATCTCGATGACGACTCGGTCTACGGGGCCGTGCGCGGCGAAGTCGGTGAGATCTGCGAAAAATTCCCGCTCTACGAGGGCCTGGTCGGCGACTGATCCGGAGACGAGGATGGAATTTCCCCAGCTGATCGCAATCAGGCAGGTTTTCCCGGAACTTCCCGCGATTGACGACCACGCCGCCGTATTGCGCGCCAAACTGGCCGAATCCGGCCTGTTGGAGCGAATCGGCAGGGGGCAGCGCGTGGCGCTGGCTGTCGGCAGCCGGGGGATGAACGGTCTGGCGGCGATGGTGCGCGCGCTGGCCGATGCGGTCAAAGGCCGGGGGGCCGAGCCGTTTATCCTGCCCGCGATGGGTTCCCACGGAGGCGCGACAGCGCAGGGCCAGACAGCGATCCTGGATGCATTGGGGTTGAACGGGCAGTCGTGCGGC
Protein-coding regions in this window:
- a CDS encoding serine hydroxymethyltransferase — encoded protein: MNNLKQCDPEIYAAISREVGRQSRTLEMIASENFVSRAVLEAMGTPLTNKYAEGYPGKRYYGGCEFVDQAEELARSRACELFGAEHANVQPHAGSQANMAVYMALLQPGDTVLGMDLTHGGHLTHGSKVNFSGILYNVVSYGVREDDRMMDYDQVERLAAEHKPKMIIAGASAYPRVFDFPRLRRIADSVGAYLMADIAHPAGLIAAGLFPTPVGHAHVVTTTTHKTLRGPRGGMILCGEELAKQIDKKIFPGIQGGPMMHVIAAKAVAFKEALSDDFKQYSANVIANAKKLAGKLSGAGLDLVTGGTDSHIVLVDLTERGITGKQAEEALELCGITVNKNTVPFETRSPFVTSGIRIGTAALTTRGMGGEEMEAIGEMIGRVLGNLDDDSVYGAVRGEVGEICEKFPLYEGLVGD